A window from Bacteroidota bacterium encodes these proteins:
- a CDS encoding carbohydrate ABC transporter permease yields the protein MLQPSATYRNLITVSAWLIALLIFFPILWMFLAGFKTEIDAIASPPALLFAPTWENYIEVQSRANYLQSALNSIIISLGSTALALAIAAPAAYAFAFHPTKQTRNTLLWMLSTKMLPSVGVLVPVYLIFRDLGLLDTHIGLILINTLINLPILVWLLFSFFRDVPYEILEAGRIDGVSFVEELRHILIPLAMPGIASCALLSIILCWNEAFWSLNLTTSDAAPLTAFIASFSAPEGLFWAKLSAASTLAIAPILVIGWMSQRQLVQGLTFGAVK from the coding sequence ATGCTGCAGCCTTCCGCTACATATCGCAACCTGATTACGGTTTCAGCCTGGTTGATTGCCCTGCTCATTTTCTTCCCTATTCTGTGGATGTTTTTGGCCGGCTTCAAAACAGAAATAGACGCAATTGCATCACCGCCTGCGCTGCTTTTCGCGCCCACATGGGAGAATTACATAGAAGTACAGTCGCGCGCCAACTACCTGCAATCTGCGCTGAACAGCATCATCATTTCACTGGGAAGTACCGCGCTCGCGCTGGCTATCGCTGCGCCGGCAGCCTATGCCTTTGCTTTTCATCCTACAAAACAAACGCGGAATACGTTGTTGTGGATGTTGTCAACAAAGATGTTGCCTTCTGTAGGTGTACTGGTCCCGGTGTACCTCATTTTCCGGGACCTGGGCTTGCTAGACACGCATATTGGCCTGATCCTTATCAACACACTGATCAATCTTCCTATTCTCGTCTGGCTGCTTTTCAGTTTCTTTCGTGATGTCCCTTACGAAATACTGGAAGCCGGCAGAATCGATGGCGTGAGCTTTGTTGAAGAATTACGGCACATCCTGATTCCCCTTGCCATGCCGGGTATCGCTTCTTGTGCGTTGTTATCCATCATTTTGTGCTGGAACGAAGCTTTTTGGAGCTTAAATCTCACAACTTCAGATGCCGCCCCCCTCACCGCATTTATTGCATCATTCTCAGCACCAGAGGGCCTTTTCTGGGCAAAACTATCCGCCGCATCCACGCTTGCCATTGCGCCCATTCTCGTGATCGGCTGGATGAGCCAACGCCAACTGGTACAGGGCCTCACCTTTGGCGCTGTGAAATAG
- a CDS encoding sugar ABC transporter permease, which yields MLGIQKKNIHKRRTLPLVGPSVASLLLWMLVPLVMTLWFSFQRYQLLSPQNRGFIGWSNYSYLLSDPALWTALVNTLVLSGVVLIITVVLGLGLALLFAQDFPGNSVARILAISPFFVMPTVSALVWKNMLMHPVNGLFAFWSSLVGLPAIDWFGDWPMVSIILIVSWQWTPFALLVLMTALQSVDPQQKEAAYLDGAGTFAVFIHVVLPHIKRAIAMVVMIEMMFFLTIFAEIFVTTNGGPGLSTTNLAFLIYIRALLDFDIGVASAGGIIAIVLANIVAIFLIRTVAKSMDA from the coding sequence GGCCGTCCGTGGCAAGCCTGCTGCTTTGGATGCTGGTACCCCTCGTGATGACGCTTTGGTTTTCATTTCAGCGCTATCAGCTCCTCTCTCCTCAAAATCGCGGTTTTATTGGCTGGAGCAACTACAGCTATCTGTTGTCAGACCCCGCGCTTTGGACGGCCCTGGTAAATACGTTGGTTTTATCGGGGGTTGTACTGATCATTACGGTAGTGCTGGGGTTAGGGTTGGCATTGCTTTTTGCGCAGGACTTCCCCGGCAACTCCGTAGCCCGCATCCTCGCCATTTCTCCTTTTTTTGTGATGCCTACCGTGAGTGCCCTTGTTTGGAAAAACATGCTGATGCACCCCGTGAATGGTCTGTTCGCTTTTTGGAGCAGCCTTGTGGGGCTACCGGCCATTGATTGGTTTGGCGACTGGCCCATGGTTTCCATTATCCTGATTGTATCCTGGCAATGGACGCCTTTTGCGTTACTCGTTTTGATGACGGCACTACAATCGGTGGATCCTCAACAAAAAGAAGCAGCTTACCTGGATGGCGCTGGCACGTTTGCTGTTTTTATCCACGTTGTGCTCCCCCATATAAAAAGAGCGATCGCAATGGTGGTCATGATTGAGATGATGTTCTTTCTCACCATCTTTGCAGAAATTTTTGTCACAACCAATGGCGGCCCCGGGCTCTCAACGACCAATCTTGCCTTTCTCATTTATATCCGTGCGTTGTTGGATTTTGACATAGGTGTTGCTTCAGCCGGCGGCATTATTGCCATTGTGCTGGCGAACATCGTGGCAATTTTCCTCATTCGTACCGTGGCAAAATCTATGGATGCCTAA